A part of Populus alba chromosome 8, ASM523922v2, whole genome shotgun sequence genomic DNA contains:
- the LOC118035837 gene encoding GATA transcription factor 15, whose product MLDPADKGSESEEMSINSQETESPLKKTCADCGTSKTPLWRGGPAGPKSLCNACGIRSRKKKRDILGLNKGAANDKRAKKGSNNNGSSNNNNNNNNKQLGDGSKQRLLALGREVLMQRRKLGEEEQAAVLLMALSYGSVYA is encoded by the exons ATGTTGGATCCAGCTGACAAA GGATCAGAGTCTGAAGAAATGAGTATCAATTCACAAGAAACAGAGAGCCcgctaaaaaaaacttgtgctGATTGTGGTACTTCAAAGACTCCACTTTGGAGAGGTGGTCCAGCTGGTCCAAAg TCGCTGTGTAATGCTTGTGGGATTAGAagcagaaagaagaagagggatATTTTAGGGTTGAATAAAGGGGCAGCAAATGACAAGAGAGCCAAAAAGGGAAGCAATAATAATGGCTCaagtaacaacaacaacaacaacaacaacaagcaaTTAGGTGATGGATCAAAGCAGAGATTATTGGCACTGGGCAGAGAAGTTTTGATGCAAAGAAGAAAGCTAGGTGAAGAAGAGCAAGCTGCAGTGTTGTTGATGGCATTGTCTTATGGGTCTGTTTATGCTTAA